The genomic stretch TGCCATTGCACACTGCCCGCAATCGCCATCGGAAAATGTTCAGAAGTATAAAACTTCTTTTTCACTTGAATGGCATAACGCTGTTCACCATCTTCCGCAGACAATGGCACCCCCAACTCAAATAAATCGAGTACATTACAGGCGGGTGTCATATTCACTTCATTTTTTTGATCTTGATGAAACCGCTGATCAAGCTCAATTTGACAATGCCTGGCATCAACAATTTCAGCATCGTCAGTGATTAATAACGGCATCGCCTGTACTGCATGTCCAGACAAAACCAGTAAAATCAGCATCATGTAGAATGATACTGTCGCATATATGTAGTGCATCCCCTGTTCCCCATCACTGAGGCGGAATGACGACCAAGTGAGTCTAATAACCAGTGCCGTCTATGTATAAAAAACACAGGCGTCATGATTGATTGAACAATGTAATTGGTATTTTATTTGATGCAGATTTAAGCCGTCTTATTGCAAGACAGCTCCCTTTTCGTGAAGACAGTCTTGTTCAGTTGGATAAACCGGTGTCATTAAACCACCTATAACTCGAACAACTTCCCACTTAGGGTCTCCGCTTACTAAAAGTGCGCAAAGTATATCGACAAAAAAAGTAAATTAACAAGCACTTTTTGTTAATAGCATCACAAAACATATCTATATAAGTTTGGTTTATTGCTCAGCGTCATAGCCCATCATATCCACATCAAAATCTGGCTAAAATCTATCCGTGCTTTTTTTAAGCGGCTCAGACTGCTTATATTTCGCTTAGGCTGCAAAAAATCTTTTTCAGTCAGTAACATCGGCTCAAAAACAAGATCAAGAAAAAAACTCATGATACTCTTCAATTTATTCGTTTGCGGGACAGCTTCGACTCATCATTAAATAAGTCATCTTAAAAAATATGAAGCGTAGAGAAGTTTAAAGATGAAGAATAGCCCAGGGATTTCAAAGGCACTCGGATTAACCCACCCAATTACCATTCAAAAAGGACGAAATGCGGAAGTTTGGGATGAAAATGGCAAACGCTATATCGACTTTGTTGGTGGCATTGGCGTACTTAACTTCGGTCACTGTAATCCAAAAATTGTGAAAGCAATCCAACTGCAAGCTGAAACCCTCACTCACTATGCATTTAATGCAGCATTACATCGTCCTTATCTGGATTTGATGGAACAGCTTTTGCAAATCGTTCCAATTGATCAGCCACTCTCCGGTATGTTTACCAACAGTGGTGCTGAAGCCACTGAAAATGCTTTAAAAGTTGTGCGCATGGCAACTGGTCGTACCGGCATGATCGCTTTTGATGGTGGTTTTCATGGGCGTACCCTCGCTGCTGTCAATTTAAATGGCAAGGTCAAACCCTATAAAGATGGCCTAGGTCCATTACCGGGTCCGGTCTATCATATTCCGTTCCCAAGCCAAGACAATGGCGTTAGCTTTGATCAAGCAAAACAAGCACTTGATCGTTTGTTCCAAGTTGAAGTTGATGTCAATAATATCGCTGCGATCATTTTTGAACCGGTGCTAGGCGAAGGTGGTTTCCATTTAATGTCCCCTGAATTCGCCCAATATTTACGTACCTTTTGTGATACACACGGCATTTTAATTATTGTTGATGAAATTCAATCGGGCTTTGCCCGTACCGGAACCCACTTCGCCTTTAGTCATTTAGGCATCGAACCTGATTTAATGTTACTCGGTAAAAGTATTGCAGGCGGTGTGCCGCTCGGTGCAGTGGTCGGTCTGGCAAAACATATGGATGCACCAAACAAAGGGGCTTTAGGTGGCACCTATTCAGGTAATCCGATTGCCTGTGCTGCAGGGCTTGCAACCTTAGAAATATTACAGTCAGCTGAATTCCAAGCATCGACGCAACATTATATTGAGACCATTGAGCAGCGTTATGCAAAATGGCAACAACAGAAACTCACCCCATGGCTTGGCCGTTTAACCGGAATTGGTGCAATGCGTGGTATTGAACTACAACATCCAAGTCTTGGCGCAGGCACCCAAGTATTGGCTGAAGTGCTGGCCAGTGCACGTGAACAAGGTTTATTGCTGATGCCAAGCGGCCCTGCTAAAAATATTATTCGCTTACTGACCCCATTGACCATTCACCCAGAAACGCTCAATGAAGGTTTAGATATTTTAGAACACATTCTCGCCCAAACTGCAGATATGCAGTAATTGCTAAGATCAGATAAAGACAGGAAATAGCCATGACCCATTGGATCAGTACTAACGAAATTCGCAGCCGATTTTCCGCTTTAATGTCAGACATGTACCAAAATGAAGTACCACTTTATGGTGATCTCATCGACTTGGTGAAAGACATCAATCAAAGTACGCTTGAACAACAGCCGACGTTACACAGTCAATTGCAACACACTGGTGAACTACCACGCTTATCACAAGAGCGCCATGGGGCAATTCGCCTTGGCACTGCTGCTGAACTCAACAATATGCGTCGTGTGTTTGCGGTCATGGGCATGCACCCTGTCGGTTACTATGACTTGGTGCCATCTGGTGTGCCGGTACATTCAACTGCTTTTCGTGCGATTGAAACTGCAGACCTCAACCAATGCCCATTCCGTGTATTTACCTCGCTGTTACGTTTAGAGTTGATTGCTGATGAACAGCTCAGAACACTGGCAGAACAAGCCTTAGCCAAGCGTCAAATCTTTAGTGACAAGGCTTTGGCGTTGACAGCGAAGTTTGAGCAAAATGGTGGTTTAGTTGAAGCTGATGCACAAGACTTTGTACAAGAAGTGCTGGAAACCTTCCGTTGGCATACCGATGCACCTGTGAGCAAATCACTGTATCAAGCGCTACATGATCAACATCGCTTAATCGCAGATGTCGTAGCATTTAAAGGTCCGCATATTAACCACCTCACGCCAAGAACCTTGGATATTGATGCGGTTCAACACAATATGTTGGCCCGTGGTATTCCTGCAAAAGCGATTGTTGAAGGTCCACCGCGCCGTCAATGCCCGATTTTGTTGCGTCAAACCAGTTTTAAAGCATTGCAAGAGAACGTGAACTTTGCCGATGCAGATCAACTGGCACAAGGTAGTCATACCGCACGTTTTGGTGAAATTGAGCAACGTGGTGTAGCACTCACGCCTAAAGGTCGTGCACGCTATGATCAGTTATTACAACAAGCACGCAGCTTGCTTGGTCGTAGCCCAGATGATAGCAATGCCGTTGAATATGTCCGTATTTTAGAACAAACCTTCCAAGCTTTCCCCGATACCTATGCCGATTTACAGGCTGAAGGTTTGGCCTATTTCTACTATTTCGTCAATGCAACGGCTGCAAGCAAGGCAGCACACACGTGGACGACAGCCGATGTTGCTACACTTTTGGCCAATGGCAGCTTAAGCATTGAACCAATTGTATATGAAGACTTTTTACCAGTTTCTGCCGCAGGTATTTTCCAGTCAAATTTGGGTGAAGCCAATCAAACAGACTATGCCTCGGTATCAAACCAAGCCTTGTTTGAACAAAGTCTTGGTGCACAAGTGCATGATGAAATGCAGCTTTACCAAAGCTTAGAACAGCAATCTTTAGCAGCTTGCTTAGCACAGCTCAATAAGCAGTAAACCCTGCTGGTAAAATCGCAAAGCCCTATCCTAAACGCTTACCCGCCCTACTTCATCATTGAATAGCGCGGGTAAAGCTGAGAATCAAAGCTTAAATCCTTACATGCCAGAAAGTTGCCATTGCTCATCCCGCCATTCAATCTCGGTATCATCAAGATTGACCTGCCACACTGCATCGAATAGCACCCTTCTTATTTCTGTTAAACATTCCAACCAATATAGGATGCTGTCGAACAACTGATCTTGCTCTAAATGCAAAGCTAGTTTTGTTGAGCCACGTAATATTTCAAGCGGTGTATCATCATCAGACTCATCTAATGCAAAAGATTCTGCCTCTTGTTTAAGTGCAAAATTATCATTAAATTTTTGAATAATACCTTCAATGCTTTGTATTTCTTCTACGCTTAATGATTGATCACGTTCGGCTGAGTAATAAAGTGAAACGCCCATAATTTCTCCTATTATATTGACAACTCAAATTGTATGAATTTTATTTAACAATTAAATATATGTAATTTGATTTTAAATAGTTTTTCACCAATGTGTAAATACTAAATCTCTCCCTCTTACGCCCTACATGGCTCATCTTTAAAAAATGGATGAGCAGCGCTGCTGTGCAAGGGATGAATTGCTCTGGATCGTAAACAGCATCTCAAAAGATCTGTAGACCCCCACAAAAACACCAAATTTGTGTTATATAGGAGCAGTTTTTTTGTGAAGCTATACCATTTGTTAAACTTTATTCCGAAAAGGAATAGTAACTGTCAAATTATTCGTTTGAGCGTAACAAAAAACTAAACTAAATTCCCGAATACGCAAAAGAAAGGAATACTTTGTGAAAAAACTTTGGAAGTTTTATGTAAACACTTCGTTTATGGCCAAGATGACCACGGGCTTTGTTCTAGGGATTGTGGTTGGTATTCTCTTGGGGCCAAAAAGTTCGGTGCTTTACCCGCTTGGAAAATTATTTTTAAATCTCCTGCAAATGATCGTCATCCCCTTGGTGATTTTACCGCTGATTGTGGCTGTAAATACCTCGAACCCAAAAGAGTTGGGGCGTATTGGCGCTAAAATATTCCCATTTTATTTTATTTCAACAGCCGTTGCGGTGATCTTAGGGATTATCTTAGCGAAATGGACCAATCCTGGTGTGGGTTTAACCCTGCCAAATTCAGCTAATATTACGGCACCAGAAAGCCCATCTTTTATAAACACCTTATTAAATATGGTGCCGACCAACATTTTCAGTGCGCTTAGCTCTGGAGATTTATTGGCTATCGTATTTATTACGATTGTTGGTGGTTTAGCGATTTTATTTCTCCGCCACAGTCCAGATGAAAATCAGCGTAAATCAGGCGATTTACTCTTTAATGTTCTTCAAGCGTGTAATGAAGTCGTTACCAAAATTTTAGCGGGCGTATTACTCTATGCTCCAATTGGCGTATTCGGAATCACCGCCAATACCTTTGGTAGTCAGGGCATCGACTTGGTGATCGTACTTGGTAAATTTATTGGTACGTCATATCTCGGAGTGATCTTATTAATTACCGTGATCTTCCCAATCTTCTTAAAATTGTTTGGGGTTAAAGTCATTCAGTTTTACAAAGATATTAAAGAAGCCATGCTCACTGCATTTGTGACCAGCAGTAGTATTGGTACGCTGCCGATTTCACTTAAATGTGCAGAAAAAAGCGGTATTAGCAATAAAGTATCACGTCTCACTTTACCGCTTGGCCTAGCCTTCAATTTAAATGGAACTGCTTTACGTTTTGGTGTTGCCGTTATTTTCGCTTCTGAAATTATTGGAATCAGTTTATCGGTTCCAGAGCTGGCCACCATCGTGATTATTAGTACTCTGGCTGCTGTTGGTACTGCGGGTGTACCTGGTGCTGGCTTAATCGGCATGTCGATTGTATTTTCTCAAGCCAATTTACCAATTGAAATTGTGGCATTAACTGCGGGGATCAACGTGCTTTTAGACATGATCTTTACCTGTGGCAATGTCGTCGGTGACTTGGTTGGTGCAAAAATTGTGGATCAATCCGAGCGCCATGCAGGTGCAATAGATGAACCCACTGAAACTGTAGAACCGGCTGAAATGACCGCATCGACGTCATCTAAACTCAGTACCTAATTAAAAATCTACACGCGATTTAAATTGCTGCCCAACATTGTTTGGGCTGTTTTTTATTTATATTATTCTCACACCGCAAATTTTAATTTATACACCACATCTCAACCCTTCAATTGCATCAAATCCTCTGACCTTGTTTTATTTCTGTGCTTTGGCTTGAGCCCCGATTCACATTTAAACTATGATCAAGCGATAAAGCATAAGTCAAACTTATTCGCTAGCCTGCTCTCTTTGTTTACCTGTATTTAAATACTGTAACCATGCTGAAATGAAGACCTGTATACATGCTGACGTTAAAATCCAAAGAATACCCCTCGATAATGTCTTTACGTTGTTTTGAAGCTTCGGCTCGCTACCTAAGTTTTACCAAAGCCGCGCAAACATTACATATGACTCAAAGTGCAATTAGCAAACAAGTCGCGCATTTAGAAGAGAATCTAAATGCTCCACTGTTTGAGCGTTCTTTGCAGCGTTTGCAACTTACCCCAATGGGAAAATTATTTTTAGTTGAAACCCAGATTATTTTAAACCAAATTGAAACCTCAGTACTCAAGGTCTTGGCACATCGTAATCAAGAAGACACCTTAAATATGCTGGCTCACCCAACCTTATGCACCCGTTGGTTGATCCCATTATTAAAAGGGTTTAAGCAACAATACCCAAATATTAGTGTCGATATCCAAGAACAGTTTAGTTCTGCCGATATTGATATTACGCAAACCGATATTGCCTTTCTATATGGCGATGGCATTTGGCGTGATATGACCAGTATTCGATTGTTTGAAGAAGAATGCGTGGCAGTTTGCGCACCGAGTCTACTCAATACTCCCCTGAAAAGTTTAGATGATTTCCAGCGCTATACTTTAATTCAATCGCGTGCTCGGCCACGGGCCTGGGAAAAATATTTTCAAGCACAAAACTATTTACATGATAAAAGCTATATTGGGCCGCGTGTCGATACTTTTGCAGCTTGCGTAAATTCAGCGTTGATTGATACCGGTATAGCGATTGTACCGAAGTTTTTCGTTCAAAAAGAATTAGAAAATGGGGAGTTGGTTTTGGCTTGGCCTTACCATATGCAGACCAACCGTTGTTATTACATGACCTATCCGATCTCGATGGCACAAACCCCCAAAGTTATGGCCATGGTGCAGTGGATTAAACAATCACTAGAAAGCTAAACCTATTTTTGATAGCACCTTCAGCCGTATATCACATAAAAATACCTGACGACTGTGAGATCAATCAGGTATTTTAGGCACTGTATTGCATTGCAGGCAAAACGCTTTGCTTTAACGCTTTAACGCTTTAACAATAATGCATGTAATATCTGGATAGGATGCTGTGAAATTTCATGATCCATGCGTTTAATTTGACTACGGCAAGAATAGCCAGTCACCAACAATTGCTTGGTATGTAACTGCTGCTGTTGTTGCCATGATTGTTGATAAATATTTGCAGACAATTCACGGTGTTCGGCTTCGTGCCCATAAGTACCTGACATACCGCAACAGCCCAAAGACAATGCTTCCAATTGCAGTCCAAAATGTTTGAAAATCTGTTGCCACTGGGCCATTGAGGCTGTGGCTTGGGTTCGCTCAGTACAGTGCCCTGCCAAATAATAAGTTGCAGCCGTTGTCTTTGACTGAACTGGTGAGGGGTGCTGTGCAAGCCAGTCGACGAACCATTCTTGTAATAATTGCACCTGTCCATTAAACACAGGTACAGGTTGAAGGTATTCAGTTTTATATTCTTGTCGATAAACCAAGGTCATGGCTGGATCTAAACCAACCAATGGCAAACCAAATTCAGCAGCATGATTCAGCAGCTTAATACTCTGTTCGCGCTTCTGCTCAAACTCAGCCAAAAAACCATGTACATGCAAGGGCTTAGCATTCGGTAAAAATGGGAGTATATAAACTTTTAGCCCCAAAGCAGTTATCGTTTCAATAGTCTCAATCAATACGCCAGTATCGAAATAGCGAGTAAATGCATCTTGCACCAAAATAACTGCATTCAAATCATATTGATCAAGATTACTCAGATCATCATCCAGTAAAATTGCGCCATGTTTGGCTAAATCTGCTTTGGCTTGTGGGTGAAACAATGGAATATCGACCATCTTCATCAAACTTTTTTGCATCAGTTGCAGTGGTTTCAGCTGCTGCATAAAGTTATACAGGGGCGCAATATGCAGCAGTTTCGGCATCAATTGCTCCAAATGACTCACCATATAATCACGCAATGAACGACGATGACGCTGATGGAAGCGATGTAAAAAACGTGATTTTGCATCTGGAATATCGAC from Acinetobacter pullicarnis encodes the following:
- a CDS encoding 2-aminoadipate transaminase yields the protein MKNSPGISKALGLTHPITIQKGRNAEVWDENGKRYIDFVGGIGVLNFGHCNPKIVKAIQLQAETLTHYAFNAALHRPYLDLMEQLLQIVPIDQPLSGMFTNSGAEATENALKVVRMATGRTGMIAFDGGFHGRTLAAVNLNGKVKPYKDGLGPLPGPVYHIPFPSQDNGVSFDQAKQALDRLFQVEVDVNNIAAIIFEPVLGEGGFHLMSPEFAQYLRTFCDTHGILIIVDEIQSGFARTGTHFAFSHLGIEPDLMLLGKSIAGGVPLGAVVGLAKHMDAPNKGALGGTYSGNPIACAAGLATLEILQSAEFQASTQHYIETIEQRYAKWQQQKLTPWLGRLTGIGAMRGIELQHPSLGAGTQVLAEVLASAREQGLLLMPSGPAKNIIRLLTPLTIHPETLNEGLDILEHILAQTADMQ
- the hglS gene encoding 2-oxoadipate dioxygenase/decarboxylase HglS; the encoded protein is MTHWISTNEIRSRFSALMSDMYQNEVPLYGDLIDLVKDINQSTLEQQPTLHSQLQHTGELPRLSQERHGAIRLGTAAELNNMRRVFAVMGMHPVGYYDLVPSGVPVHSTAFRAIETADLNQCPFRVFTSLLRLELIADEQLRTLAEQALAKRQIFSDKALALTAKFEQNGGLVEADAQDFVQEVLETFRWHTDAPVSKSLYQALHDQHRLIADVVAFKGPHINHLTPRTLDIDAVQHNMLARGIPAKAIVEGPPRRQCPILLRQTSFKALQENVNFADADQLAQGSHTARFGEIEQRGVALTPKGRARYDQLLQQARSLLGRSPDDSNAVEYVRILEQTFQAFPDTYADLQAEGLAYFYYFVNATAASKAAHTWTTADVATLLANGSLSIEPIVYEDFLPVSAAGIFQSNLGEANQTDYASVSNQALFEQSLGAQVHDEMQLYQSLEQQSLAACLAQLNKQ
- a CDS encoding LysR substrate-binding domain-containing protein, translating into MSLRCFEASARYLSFTKAAQTLHMTQSAISKQVAHLEENLNAPLFERSLQRLQLTPMGKLFLVETQIILNQIETSVLKVLAHRNQEDTLNMLAHPTLCTRWLIPLLKGFKQQYPNISVDIQEQFSSADIDITQTDIAFLYGDGIWRDMTSIRLFEEECVAVCAPSLLNTPLKSLDDFQRYTLIQSRARPRAWEKYFQAQNYLHDKSYIGPRVDTFAACVNSALIDTGIAIVPKFFVQKELENGELVLAWPYHMQTNRCYYMTYPISMAQTPKVMAMVQWIKQSLES
- a CDS encoding dicarboxylate/amino acid:cation symporter encodes the protein MKKLWKFYVNTSFMAKMTTGFVLGIVVGILLGPKSSVLYPLGKLFLNLLQMIVIPLVILPLIVAVNTSNPKELGRIGAKIFPFYFISTAVAVILGIILAKWTNPGVGLTLPNSANITAPESPSFINTLLNMVPTNIFSALSSGDLLAIVFITIVGGLAILFLRHSPDENQRKSGDLLFNVLQACNEVVTKILAGVLLYAPIGVFGITANTFGSQGIDLVIVLGKFIGTSYLGVILLITVIFPIFLKLFGVKVIQFYKDIKEAMLTAFVTSSSIGTLPISLKCAEKSGISNKVSRLTLPLGLAFNLNGTALRFGVAVIFASEIIGISLSVPELATIVIISTLAAVGTAGVPGAGLIGMSIVFSQANLPIEIVALTAGINVLLDMIFTCGNVVGDLVGAKIVDQSERHAGAIDEPTETVEPAEMTASTSSKLST